In the genome of Apostichopus japonicus isolate 1M-3 chromosome 15, ASM3797524v1, whole genome shotgun sequence, one region contains:
- the LOC139980544 gene encoding selenoprotein M-like has protein sequence MTPTKVFLVLFAVICTAISVQAADVMSAKIESCSGURLNKLPEVKDFIFKDVPFFHNVEFKPKPGAPPFLVLLDGEGEEIERFDLAKKNREECNEFLSNLGFFKKESREGEVPEEYQTGPYLPVVPNIKPDDEL, from the exons ATGACACCTACAAAGGTGTTCCTCGTGCTGTTTGCAGTCATCTGCACAGCAATTTCTGTTCAAGCTGCTGACGTTATGAGTGCAAAAATAGAG AGCTGCAGTGGATGACGTTTAAATAAACTTCCTGAGGTGAAGGATTTCATCTTCAAGGATGTCCCTTTTTT TCATAATGTAGAATTTAAACCTAAGCCCGGTGCACCGCCATTCCTTGTTCTTTTAGATGGAGAAGGGGAAGAAATTGAG AGATTTGATCTCGCTAAGAAAAATCGCGAGGAGTGCAATGAGTTCTTGTCAAATTTGGGCTTCTTTAAGAAGGAATCGCGAGAGGGTGAGGTACCTGAAGAATACCAAACAGGACCTTATCTACCAGTGGTCCCCAATATAAAACCAGATGATGAGTTGTAA
- the LOC139980862 gene encoding pre-mRNA-processing factor 19-like yields the protein MALVCSISHEVPEHPVVSPSSNHVFEKRLIEKYIAENGVDPISQEPLTVEQLIDIKVSPLVKPRPPTATSIPAILKILQDEWDACMLHSFTLRQQLQTARQELSHALYQHDAACRVVARLTKEVTAAREALATLKPHAVPGMAPIPGALPPGAAAQPPVPEPMEAAEGGPAGMTDEIIQKLQEKANLLTAERKKRGKNVPKELLPSDDIRVFKPKASHPGLHSSSIPGILSLDLQAADTNKVLTGGADKNAVVFNKESEQVIAVLKGHTKKVTNVIYHPTEDVVFTSSPDTTIRIWIVANASCTQTINAHDAPVTGLSLHATGDYLLSCSEDKHWAFSDIATGRVLTKVADESVSSALTCAQFHPDGLIFGTGTDDSIIKIWNLKERTNVANFPGHSGPITALAFSENGYYLATAADDAVIKLWDLRKLKNFKNISLDDRYEVKSLTFDQSGTYLAVAGSDVRVYLCKQWQDLCIFSDHTDIATGVRFGNHASFLASTGMDRNLKFFGL from the exons ATGGCATTGGTTTGTTCTA TTTCTCATGAAGTTCCAGAACACCCAGTTGTCTCACCCTCATCTAACCATGTATTTGAGAAACGACTGATAGAGAAGTATATTGCCGAGAATGGTGTCGATCCAATATCGCAGGAACCACTGACTGTAGAACAACTCATCGATATTAAAG TGAGTCCGCTTGTTAAACCCAGACCACCGACAGCCACCAGTATTCCAGCCATCCTGAAAATACTCCAAGATGAATGGGATGCATGCATGCTTCACAGTTTCACCCTTCGACAACAGCTGCAGACTGCACGTCAGGAGCTGTCCCACGCTCTGTATCAGCACGACGCAGCCTGTCGTGTTGTTGCCAGGTTAACAAAGGAAGTCACTGCTGCTCGTGAAG CTTTGGCTACTCTCAAGCCCCACGCTGTACCAGGTATGGCACCCATTCCAGGTGCTCTCCCACCAGGTGCTGCAGCTCAACCACCAGTCCCAGAACCTATGGAGGCAGCAGAGGGTGGCCCAGCCGGCATGACTGATGAAATTATACAAAAG TTGCAAGAGAAAGCCAACCTGCTTACAGCAGAGCGTAAGAAACGAGGAAAGAATGTGCCTAAGGAGCTATTACCATCAGATGACATCAGAGTCTTCAAACCTAAAGCCTCTCATCCA GGTCTACATAGTTCCAGTATTCCTGGTATCCTCTCATTGGATCTGCAAGCAGCTGACACCAACAAAGTACTCACAG GGGGCGCTGATAAGAACGCAGTAGTCTTCAACAAGGAAAGTGAACAAGTCATCGCCGTTTTGAAAGGACACACCAAGAAAGTTACAAATGTTATCTACCACCCCACAGAG GATGTTGTCTTTACATCTTCGCCGGATACTACCATCCGTATTTGGATCGTCGCAAATGCCTCGTGTACACAGACCATCAACGCCCACGACGCCCCCGTCACTGGTCTCAGCTTGCACGCTACCGGCGATTATCTCCTCAGCTGCTCGGAGGACAAACACTGGGCTTTCTCGGATATCGCTACTGGGCGCGTCCTTACCAAAGTCGCAGATGAATCTGTCAGTAGTG CGTTGACCTGTGCTCAGTTTCATCCAGACGGCCTCATCTTCGGAACAGGAACGGACGATAGCATCATCAAGATTTGGAATTTGAAAGAACGTACGAATGTCGCCAACTTCCCCGGTCACTCTGGACCAATCACAGCCCTTGCTTTCTCGGAGAACGGTTATTACTTGGCCACGGCAGCAGACGATGCAGTCATCAAGCTTTGGGATCTgagaaagttgaaaaattttAAGAATATCTCTCTTGATGATCGATATGAG gTTAAGtctctgacctttgaccagaGTGGCACCTACTTAGCTGTCGCTGGTTCTGATGTCCGTGTGTACCTGTGTAAACAGTGGCAGGATCTCTGTATTTTCAGTG ACCACACCGATATCGCTACTGGTGTTCGTTTCGGAAACCACGCCTCTTTCCTGGCCTCCACGGGAATGGATCGAAACTTGAAATTTTTCGGACTTTGA